In Lepus europaeus isolate LE1 chromosome 22, mLepTim1.pri, whole genome shotgun sequence, the following are encoded in one genomic region:
- the BTBD6 gene encoding BTB/POZ domain-containing protein 6 — MLLPLACLHGRVAQCLTSLLVLAEPRTKPRRGARVRGAAPPCVEAAPAAPPAKMAAELYAPAGAAAAATDLANSNAASAAAGRKAGPRCPPSAPPPAPPPPAPAPPAPNNNNLESPHWQSFHPTLRERNALMFNNELMADVHFIVGPLGAARRVPAHKYVLAVGSSVFYAMFYGDLAEVKAEIHIPDVEPAAFLILLKYMYSDEIELEADTVLATLYAAKKYIVPALAKACVTFLETSLEAKNACVLLSQSRLFEEPELTQRCWEVIDAQAEMALRSEGFCEIDRQTLEVVVSREALNAKEAVVFQAVLGWAEAECKRQGLPATPLNKRHVLGRVLYLVRIPTMSLEEFANGAAQSDILTLEETHDIFLWYTAANKPLLDFPLAKRKGLTPQRCHRFQSSAYRSNQWRYRGRCDSIQFAVDRRVFIAGLGLYGSSSGKAEYSVKIELKRLGMVLAQNLTKFVSDGSSNTFSVWFEHPVQVEQDTFYTASAVLDGSELSYFGQEGMTEVQCGKVTFQFQCSSDSTNGTGVQGGQIPELIFYA; from the exons ATGCTGCTGCCCCTGGCCTGCCTGCACGGCCGCGTCGCGCAGTGCCTGACCTCGCTCCTGGTGCTTGCAGAGCCGCGGACCAAGCCCCGGCGCGGCGCCAGGGTGCGCGGCGCGGCGCCGCCCTGCGTTGAGGCCGCCCCCGCCGCGCCGCCCGCGAAGATGGCCGCGGAGCTGTACGcccccgccggcgccgcggccgccgccaccGACCTGGCCAACAGCAACGCCGCCAGCGCCGCGGCGGGCAGGAAGGCCGGCCCGCGCTGCCCGCCCAGcgcgccgcccccggccccgccgccgcccgcccccgcgccgcccgcgcccAACAACAACAACCTGGAGAGCCCCCACTGGCAGTCCTTCCACCCGACGCTGCGCGAGAG GAACGCGCTCATGTTCAACAACGAGCTCATGGCCGACGTCCACTTCATCGTGGGGCCGCTGGGGGCGGCCCGGAGGGTGCCTGCCCACAAG TACGTGCTGGCCGTCGGCAGCTCCGTCTTCTATGCCATGTTCTACGGGGACCTGGCCGAAGTCAAGGCGGAGATCCACATCCCGGACGTGGAGCCCGCCGCCTTCCTCATCCTGCTCAA GTACATGTACAGCGACGAGATCGAGCTCGAGGCCGACACGGTGCTGGCCACGCTGTACGCCGCCAAGAAGTACATCGTCCCCGCGCTGGCCAAGGCCTGCGTCACCTTCCTGGAGACGAGTCTGGAGGCCAAGAACGCCTGCGTCCTGCTGTCCCAGAGCCGGCTGTTCGAGGAGCCCGAGCTGACCCAGCGCTGCTGGGAGGTCATCGACGCGCAGGCCGAGATGGCCCTGCGCTCCGAGGGCTTCTGCGAGATCGACCGGCAGACGCTGGAGGTTGTGGTCAGCCGGGAGGCCCTCAACGCCAAGGAGGCCGTGGTGTTCCAGGCCGTCCTGGGCTGGGCCGAGGCCGAGTGCAAGAGGCAGGGCCTGCCGGCGACCCCCCTCAACAAGAGGCACGTGCTGGGGCGCGTCCTCTACCTGGTCCGCATCCCCACCATGAGCCTGGAGGAGTTTGCCAACGGCGCCGCCCAGTCGGACATCCTGACGCTGGAGGAGACCCACGACATCTTCCTGTGGTACACCGCGGCCAACAAGCCCCTCCTGGACTTCCCCTTGGCCAAACGGAAGGGCCTCACCCCCCAGAGGTGCCACCGCTTCCAGTCCTCAGCCTACCGCAGCAACCAGTGGCGGTACCGCGGACGCTGCGACAGCATCCAGTTTGCTGTGGACAGGCGGGTGTTCATCGCCGGGCTGGGCCTGTACGGGTCCAGCTCGGGGAAGGCCGAGTACAGCGTCAAAATTGAACTCAAGCGGCTGGGCATGGTCCTGGCTCAGAACCTGACCAAGTTTGTGTCCGACGGGTCCAGCAACACCTTCTCGGTCTGGTTTGAGCACCCGGTCCAGGTTGAACAGGACACCTTCtacacggccagcgctgtgctggaCGGGAGCGAGCTCAGCTACTTTGGACAGGAGGGGATGACGGAAGTGCAGTGTGGGAAGGTGACCTTCCAGTTCCAGTGCTCCTCAGACAGCACCAATGGGACCGGGGTCCAGGGCGGGCAGATCCCTGAACTCATCTTCTACGCCTGa